In a genomic window of Amycolatopsis japonica:
- the nirB gene encoding nitrite reductase large subunit NirB produces the protein MRKLVVVGHGMVAHRLVEAVRAEDKDGQWQVVVLAEEARPAYDRVALTSYVDTWDPASLTLEGADYAGDPLVELRLGDTVASVDRERKIVVTEAGHEQPYDTLVLATGSRPFVPPVPGHDLPGCFVYRTIEDLDAIREAAQRPGRGRRSAVVIGGGLLGLEAAKALRDMGLSPHVVEMAPRLMPLQVDEGGGGLLRRLITDLDVTVHTGTSTDAIEPDGERYIARLGNGTELDVDLVVFSAGIRPRDDLARSSGLEVGARGGILVDDTCRTADPAVYAIGECAAVDGKVYGIVAPGYAMAEIVAARLTGGEGTFPEPDMSTKLKLMGVDVASFGDAHAATEGALEVAFNDAVAGTYKKLVVSDDSKTLLGGVLVGDASEFNTLRAMVGRPLPAEPGAILAPAGGGAAVGVDALPDAAQICSCNAVSKGAITHAITEEGCDSVAKIKGCTRAGTACGSCVPLLGKLLTACGVEQSKALCEHFTQSRAELFQILQATRITTFSEMIDRYGTGTGCAICKPAIASILATLGNGHILAGEQATLQDTNDKFLANLQRNGTYSVVPRIPGGEVTPEKLMVIAQVAMDFGLYTKITGGQRIDLFGATVDQLPLIWRRLVDAGFESGHAYGKSLRTVKSCVGSTWCRYGVQDSVGLAIELELRYRGLRSPHKLKSAVSGCARECAEARSKDFGVIATDKGWNLYVGGNGGATPRHADLLVSEVDTETLIRTIDRFLMFYVRTADRLQRTAPWVEEMEGGLDHLRAVIVDDKLGICEDLDAAMAKHVGDYADEWRGVLEDPEKLAKFSSFVNAPGTPDPTISFRTERDQKVPVLLGIPEVKQ, from the coding sequence ATGCGGAAACTCGTCGTCGTCGGACATGGCATGGTCGCGCACCGGCTCGTCGAAGCGGTGCGCGCGGAGGACAAGGACGGCCAGTGGCAGGTCGTGGTGCTCGCCGAGGAGGCGCGTCCCGCGTACGACCGGGTCGCGCTGACGTCCTATGTGGACACCTGGGATCCGGCCTCCCTCACCTTGGAGGGCGCGGACTACGCGGGTGATCCGTTGGTCGAGCTGCGGCTCGGCGACACCGTCGCTTCGGTGGATCGCGAGCGCAAGATCGTCGTCACCGAAGCGGGTCACGAGCAGCCATACGACACGCTCGTCCTCGCGACTGGTTCTCGGCCGTTCGTCCCGCCGGTGCCGGGACACGATCTCCCCGGCTGCTTCGTCTACCGGACGATCGAGGACCTCGACGCCATCCGGGAAGCGGCTCAGCGGCCCGGCCGTGGACGTCGTTCGGCGGTCGTCATCGGTGGCGGGCTCCTGGGGCTGGAAGCCGCGAAGGCGTTGCGGGACATGGGTCTCTCGCCGCACGTCGTCGAGATGGCGCCGCGCCTGATGCCGCTGCAGGTCGACGAAGGCGGCGGCGGCCTGCTCCGGCGGCTGATCACCGACCTCGACGTGACCGTCCACACGGGAACTTCGACCGACGCCATCGAGCCGGATGGCGAACGCTACATCGCGCGGCTCGGCAACGGCACCGAGCTCGACGTCGACCTGGTCGTCTTCTCCGCCGGTATCCGGCCGCGCGACGATCTGGCGCGTTCGTCCGGGCTGGAAGTCGGTGCGCGCGGCGGGATCCTGGTCGACGACACCTGCCGGACGGCCGATCCCGCGGTGTACGCGATCGGCGAATGCGCGGCCGTCGACGGCAAGGTGTACGGCATCGTGGCGCCCGGTTACGCGATGGCGGAGATCGTCGCGGCGCGGCTGACCGGCGGCGAGGGCACGTTCCCCGAGCCGGACATGTCGACGAAGCTCAAGCTCATGGGCGTCGACGTCGCCAGCTTCGGCGACGCGCATGCGGCGACCGAAGGCGCGCTGGAGGTCGCGTTCAACGACGCCGTCGCGGGGACGTACAAGAAGCTCGTCGTCTCGGACGACTCGAAGACGTTGCTCGGTGGTGTCCTGGTCGGCGACGCGAGCGAGTTCAACACCTTGCGCGCGATGGTCGGCAGGCCATTGCCTGCCGAACCGGGTGCGATCCTCGCCCCGGCCGGTGGTGGAGCGGCGGTCGGCGTCGACGCGCTGCCGGACGCCGCGCAGATCTGTTCGTGCAACGCGGTTTCCAAGGGCGCGATCACCCACGCGATCACCGAAGAGGGCTGCGATTCGGTCGCCAAGATCAAGGGCTGCACCCGGGCCGGAACGGCGTGCGGCTCGTGCGTCCCGTTGCTGGGCAAGCTGCTGACGGCGTGCGGTGTCGAGCAGTCGAAGGCGCTGTGCGAGCACTTCACCCAGTCGCGCGCGGAGCTGTTCCAGATCCTGCAGGCCACTCGGATCACCACGTTCAGCGAGATGATCGACCGCTACGGCACCGGGACCGGCTGCGCGATCTGCAAACCGGCGATCGCGTCCATCCTGGCCACGCTGGGCAACGGGCACATCCTCGCCGGCGAGCAGGCGACCCTGCAGGACACCAACGACAAGTTCCTCGCGAACCTGCAGCGCAACGGGACGTACTCGGTGGTCCCGCGCATCCCCGGCGGCGAGGTCACGCCGGAGAAGCTCATGGTGATCGCGCAGGTGGCGATGGATTTCGGGCTGTACACCAAGATCACCGGCGGGCAGCGGATCGACCTGTTCGGCGCCACCGTCGACCAGCTGCCGCTGATCTGGCGGCGGCTCGTCGACGCCGGGTTCGAGTCGGGGCACGCGTACGGGAAGTCGTTGCGCACGGTCAAGTCCTGTGTCGGTTCGACGTGGTGCCGCTACGGCGTGCAGGACAGCGTTGGGCTCGCGATCGAGCTGGAGTTGCGGTATCGCGGCCTGCGCTCGCCGCACAAGCTGAAGTCGGCCGTTTCGGGCTGTGCGCGGGAATGCGCGGAGGCGCGGAGCAAGGACTTCGGCGTCATCGCCACCGACAAGGGCTGGAACCTTTACGTCGGCGGCAACGGCGGCGCGACCCCGCGGCACGCGGATCTGCTCGTGTCCGAAGTGGACACCGAGACGCTGATCCGCACGATCGACCGGTTCCTGATGTTCTACGTCCGCACGGCCGACCGCCTGCAGCGCACCGCGCCGTGGGTCGAGGAGATGGAAGGCGGGCTCGACCACCTGCGCGCGGTGATCGTCGACGACAAGCTCGGAATCTGCGAGGACCTCGACGCCGCCATGGCCAAACACGTCGGCGACTACGCCGACGAATGGCGCGGCGTGCTGGAGGATCCGGAGAAGCTGGCGAAGTTCAGCTCGTTCGTCAACGCGCCGGGCACACCGGATCCGACGATCTCGTTCCGTACCGAACGCGACCAGAAAGTGCCAGTACTGCTTGGCATCCCGGAGGTGAAACAGTGA
- a CDS encoding uroporphyrinogen-III synthase encodes MTDVLPLAGFVIGITAARRADELGALFVRKGATVRYGPAIRIVPLADDTELRSATMRLLEDRVDVVVATTGIGFRGWVEAAEGWGLGEELLDRLGKSSLLARGPKAKGAIRAAGLSEDYSPASESNAEVLRHLLDSGVDGQRIAVQLHGEPLPYFVDSLRSAGAEVIEVPVYRWVGPSDPGPLDRLLDGVLDGSVDALPFTSAPAAASLLAVAKRTGRLPGVVGALEKRVVAACVGPITAAPLAALGIPTVQPTRSRIGALARTVSDALEARSPRLTAGGRSIELRGQAALVDGQWCDIAPAPMAILRALAESPGRVFSRRELVSALPDGGEEHAVETAIGRLRNSLGTPKLVQTVVKRGYRLAVDP; translated from the coding sequence GTGACGGACGTTCTTCCCCTGGCGGGATTCGTCATCGGGATCACGGCGGCGCGACGGGCTGACGAGCTCGGCGCGCTGTTCGTGCGTAAAGGTGCGACCGTGCGCTACGGCCCGGCGATCCGGATCGTGCCGCTCGCCGACGACACCGAACTGCGGTCGGCCACCATGCGCCTGCTGGAAGACCGGGTCGACGTCGTCGTCGCGACGACCGGGATCGGCTTCCGCGGCTGGGTCGAGGCGGCCGAAGGCTGGGGCCTGGGGGAGGAACTGCTGGACAGACTGGGGAAGTCTTCGCTGCTCGCGCGCGGCCCGAAGGCCAAGGGGGCGATCCGCGCGGCCGGGCTTTCGGAGGACTACTCGCCCGCGTCGGAGAGCAACGCCGAGGTGCTGAGACATCTGCTCGATTCCGGTGTGGACGGTCAGCGGATCGCGGTGCAGCTGCACGGCGAGCCGCTTCCGTACTTTGTGGACAGTCTGCGTTCCGCGGGCGCCGAAGTGATCGAAGTGCCGGTGTACCGGTGGGTCGGGCCGTCCGATCCCGGGCCGCTGGACCGGCTGCTGGACGGTGTCCTCGACGGTTCGGTGGACGCGTTGCCGTTCACCAGCGCGCCCGCGGCGGCGTCCCTGCTGGCGGTGGCGAAGCGGACCGGGCGGCTGCCGGGAGTCGTGGGAGCACTGGAGAAACGGGTCGTGGCGGCTTGCGTCGGGCCGATCACCGCGGCACCGCTGGCCGCGCTCGGGATCCCTACGGTGCAGCCGACACGGTCGCGGATCGGGGCGCTGGCGCGGACGGTGTCCGACGCGCTCGAAGCCCGTTCGCCTCGACTGACCGCGGGCGGGCGGAGTATCGAACTGCGAGGCCAGGCGGCGCTGGTCGACGGGCAGTGGTGCGACATCGCGCCCGCGCCGATGGCCATCCTGCGGGCGCTGGCGGAATCGCCGGGGAGGGTGTTCTCCCGGCGGGAACTGGTCTCCGCGCTCCCCGACGGCGGCGAGGAACACGCCGTCGAGACCGCCATCGGCCGCCTGCGGAACTCCTTGGGCACGCCGAAACTGGTCCAGACGGTGGTGAAACGCGGCTACCGCCTGGCCGTCGACCCCTGA
- a CDS encoding FAD-dependent oxidoreductase: MSPRSVVIAGYGMAGARLADEIQRRDPDGERVRLTVVGAEEHTAYNRVLLSSVVAGTMRPEAVRLHDDEWPSRTRADLRRGVSATSIDRDTRRVHLDDGSTVDYDALVLATGANPWMPPVEGLEPGPDVVAFRTLDDCARILDAARLGAPVAVLGGGLLGLEAARGLAGRGNLVTVVHPMPHIMERQLDAESARVLTRKLEELGVAFRLGVGAARYVSGDGLKLDDGTHVPADLIVVSTGVRPETKLAVDAGLTVEGGIVVDDLLRTSDGRIHAIGDCAKHPGAFGGLVQPAWEQAAVVADLVTGAKSASRYRGTQAVTRLKARGIDLTALGETMTGADDPTAEVLTFSDPAGCRYGKLVVRENRVAGAILLGLPDAAATITQLYDRGTPVPEDRLAVLLGRSLPPGAPSASSPADLPASAVICRCNAVTKGRLVEAWRGGATDVPALAGATRATTGCGGCKDAVSGVAKWLAAQ, encoded by the coding sequence GTGAGCCCCCGGTCGGTGGTCATCGCCGGATACGGGATGGCGGGCGCGCGGCTCGCGGACGAGATCCAGCGCCGCGATCCCGACGGCGAGCGCGTGCGGCTCACCGTCGTCGGCGCGGAGGAACACACCGCCTACAACCGGGTACTGCTCTCGTCGGTGGTCGCCGGCACCATGCGGCCCGAGGCCGTCCGGCTGCACGACGACGAATGGCCGTCCCGTACCCGTGCGGATCTTCGCCGGGGGGTCTCCGCGACGTCGATCGACCGGGACACGCGGCGGGTTCACCTCGACGACGGGTCCACTGTGGACTACGACGCGCTCGTGCTCGCCACCGGTGCCAACCCGTGGATGCCGCCGGTCGAAGGGCTCGAACCCGGCCCGGACGTCGTCGCGTTCCGCACCCTCGACGACTGCGCCCGGATTCTCGACGCCGCCAGGCTGGGCGCGCCGGTCGCGGTGCTCGGCGGCGGGCTGCTCGGCCTGGAGGCCGCGCGAGGTCTCGCCGGACGCGGGAATCTCGTGACCGTCGTGCATCCGATGCCGCACATCATGGAACGGCAGCTGGACGCGGAATCGGCGCGGGTGCTGACCAGGAAGCTCGAAGAACTCGGCGTCGCCTTCCGGCTCGGTGTCGGCGCCGCGCGCTACGTCAGCGGTGACGGGCTCAAACTCGACGACGGCACGCACGTTCCCGCCGATCTCATCGTCGTCTCCACCGGCGTCCGGCCCGAGACGAAACTGGCCGTGGACGCCGGGCTGACCGTCGAGGGCGGCATCGTCGTCGACGATCTGCTGCGCACCAGCGACGGCCGGATCCACGCGATCGGCGACTGTGCCAAGCATCCCGGCGCGTTCGGCGGGCTCGTGCAGCCCGCGTGGGAACAGGCCGCCGTCGTCGCGGATCTGGTCACCGGCGCGAAATCCGCGTCGCGGTACCGCGGTACTCAAGCGGTGACGAGGCTCAAGGCACGCGGCATCGACCTCACCGCGCTCGGCGAGACGATGACCGGCGCGGACGACCCGACCGCCGAAGTGCTCACGTTCAGCGACCCGGCGGGCTGCCGTTACGGCAAGCTCGTCGTCCGCGAGAACCGGGTGGCCGGCGCGATCCTGCTCGGCCTGCCCGACGCGGCCGCGACGATCACGCAGCTCTACGACCGGGGCACCCCGGTGCCCGAAGACCGGCTGGCTGTCCTTTTAGGACGCTCGCTGCCGCCGGGAGCGCCGTCGGCGTCGAGCCCGGCCGATCTGCCCGCGTCGGCGGTCATCTGCCGCTGCAACGCGGTGACCAAGGGGCGGCTCGTCGAAGCGTGGCGCGGCGGCGCCACCGACGTCCCCGCCCTCGCCGGGGCGACCCGTGCGACGACCGGCTGCGGCGGCTGCAAGGACGCCGTGAGCGGGGTCGCGAAATGGCTGGCCGCCCAGTGA
- a CDS encoding helix-turn-helix transcriptional regulator, which yields MRASRLLSVLLLLQNRGRMTAEELATELEVSVRTVYRDVEALSAAGVPVYADRGRTGGYQLVDGYRTRLTGLTEEEAQSLSLAGLPGAATELGLGTVLAAAQLKLHAAMPSELRAGASKISERFYLDVPGWHRGIESLPRLSELADAVWHGRRVKVRYERWGQRKVDRVLDPLGLILKAGNWYLAARCDGTDRTYRISRIEELEDLGETFERPSDFDLARYWHEWSEQFEKRMYSRTAVVRLNEFARILLPFYLGAVGARALRETSAEPDENGWLTMELPVEPGESAVGELLRFGGNLEVLEPPELRERLAEEIRKMGAVYG from the coding sequence ATGCGCGCGAGCAGACTCCTGTCGGTCCTCCTCCTGCTGCAGAACCGCGGCCGGATGACGGCCGAGGAGCTGGCGACCGAGCTGGAGGTGTCGGTCCGGACGGTCTACCGCGACGTCGAGGCGCTGTCCGCGGCCGGCGTGCCGGTGTACGCCGATCGCGGGCGCACCGGCGGCTATCAGCTGGTCGACGGCTATCGCACGCGGCTGACCGGGCTGACCGAGGAGGAGGCGCAATCGCTTTCGCTGGCGGGCCTGCCCGGCGCGGCCACCGAACTCGGGCTCGGCACGGTCCTCGCCGCCGCTCAGCTCAAACTGCACGCGGCCATGCCGTCAGAGCTGCGTGCCGGGGCGAGCAAGATCTCCGAACGGTTCTACCTCGACGTCCCCGGCTGGCATCGCGGGATCGAAAGCCTGCCGCGACTGTCCGAACTGGCCGACGCGGTCTGGCACGGGCGGCGCGTCAAGGTCCGGTACGAACGCTGGGGGCAGCGGAAGGTCGACCGCGTGCTCGATCCGCTGGGCCTGATCCTCAAGGCGGGGAACTGGTATCTCGCGGCGCGGTGCGACGGCACCGACCGGACGTACCGCATCTCCCGCATCGAAGAACTCGAAGATCTCGGCGAGACCTTCGAGCGGCCGTCGGACTTCGACCTCGCGCGCTACTGGCACGAATGGTCGGAGCAGTTCGAAAAGCGGATGTACTCGCGGACGGCGGTGGTGCGGCTGAACGAGTTCGCCCGCATACTGCTGCCGTTCTACCTCGGAGCGGTCGGAGCGCGGGCGTTGCGGGAAACATCCGCGGAGCCCGACGAAAACGGCTGGCTGACGATGGAACTGCCCGTGGAACCGGGAGAATCGGCCGTCGGCGAGCTACTGCGGTTCGGCGGGAACCTCGAAGTGCTCGAACCGCCGGAGCTGCGCGAGCGGCTGGCGGAGGAGATCAGGAAGATGGGCGCGGTTTATGGCTGA
- a CDS encoding DNA glycosylase AlkZ-like family protein translates to MLEVDREQVLAYRIAAHGLHREETDPAAAAVFDLGLQDSVRDTALLGLAARIDGDITPGVWDDDRFVLAWTHRGAPHFHRRAELDAIRAALVPLDEKDAMARILWQRKQVDDAGMSATDALFTAAKAIREVVTGVQTKGTVSGAVTKLIPDGLSYACRGCGVVHIYEQLMRVASLHAGVRLEAGATPATLAPLEKRGRLKTAPDAKAATRVVEGYLRINGPAAPGDAAAYVGTTRTGVDAMWPDGLAEVRVDGKKAFLPEDRVALLENPPEPDVVRLLPPLDPFVQARDRAVLVPDKARQKEVWKILGSPGALLADGEIAGVWRAKASGKKRLDFTVTPFDALRPAVRKAAEAEAARVAAAREFPGFRVTWS, encoded by the coding sequence GTGCTCGAGGTTGATCGCGAGCAGGTGCTGGCGTACCGGATCGCCGCGCACGGCCTGCACCGTGAGGAGACGGATCCGGCCGCGGCGGCCGTGTTCGACCTCGGGCTGCAGGATTCCGTGCGGGACACCGCCCTGCTGGGCCTCGCCGCCCGGATCGACGGCGACATCACGCCCGGCGTCTGGGACGACGACCGTTTCGTGCTCGCGTGGACGCATCGCGGCGCGCCGCATTTCCACCGCCGTGCGGAGCTGGACGCGATCCGGGCCGCTCTCGTGCCTCTCGACGAGAAGGACGCGATGGCCCGGATCCTCTGGCAGCGCAAGCAGGTCGACGACGCGGGCATGTCCGCGACGGACGCGCTGTTCACCGCGGCGAAGGCGATCCGCGAGGTCGTCACCGGCGTCCAGACCAAGGGCACGGTGAGCGGCGCGGTCACGAAACTGATCCCCGACGGCCTGTCGTACGCCTGCCGCGGCTGCGGTGTCGTGCACATCTACGAGCAGTTGATGCGGGTCGCGTCGCTCCACGCCGGGGTCCGGCTGGAGGCGGGCGCGACCCCGGCGACGTTGGCACCACTGGAAAAGCGGGGCAGGCTCAAGACGGCACCGGACGCCAAGGCGGCCACCCGTGTGGTCGAGGGTTACCTGCGGATCAACGGTCCCGCCGCTCCCGGCGACGCCGCGGCCTACGTCGGGACCACCCGCACCGGGGTCGACGCGATGTGGCCGGACGGCCTGGCCGAGGTCCGCGTCGACGGCAAGAAGGCCTTCCTGCCGGAAGACCGGGTGGCGCTGCTGGAGAATCCGCCGGAGCCGGACGTGGTGCGCCTGCTGCCGCCGCTCGACCCGTTCGTCCAGGCACGCGACCGAGCCGTGCTGGTGCCGGACAAGGCCCGGCAGAAGGAGGTCTGGAAGATCCTCGGCAGCCCCGGCGCGCTGCTGGCCGACGGCGAGATCGCCGGCGTGTGGCGGGCCAAGGCGAGCGGGAAGAAGCGGCTCGACTTCACCGTCACCCCGTTCGACGCGCTCCGCCCGGCCGTCCGGAAAGCGGCCGAAGCGGAGGCGGCCCGTGTCGCCGCCGCCCGGGAGTTCCCCGGCTTCCGCGTCACCTGGTCCTGA
- the nirD gene encoding nitrite reductase small subunit NirD, whose product MTTSIERTWTAVCAAGAVPEWSGVAALLDGGTQVAIFRLPGDRWYALSNVDPISGAAVLSRGIVGDAGGVPVVASPVYKERFDLRTGACLDAEGVSVAAYRVRVAGGVVEVEFSP is encoded by the coding sequence GTGACGACGTCGATCGAGCGCACCTGGACCGCCGTTTGCGCGGCGGGCGCCGTCCCCGAATGGTCCGGTGTCGCCGCCCTGCTCGACGGCGGGACGCAGGTGGCCATCTTCCGGCTCCCCGGCGACCGGTGGTACGCGCTGTCCAATGTGGACCCGATCAGCGGAGCGGCGGTGCTTTCGCGAGGCATCGTCGGTGACGCGGGCGGCGTTCCCGTGGTGGCTTCGCCGGTGTACAAGGAACGCTTCGATCTGCGGACCGGCGCCTGTCTCGACGCCGAAGGGGTCTCGGTCGCCGCTTATCGGGTCCGGGTCGCCGGGGGTGTGGTGGAGGTGGAATTCTCGCCGTGA
- a CDS encoding nitrate/nitrite transporter, with product MEARGKRWIEHWDPENEQFWEETGKKIARRNLWFSILAEHIGFSVWTLWSVMVLFMGPQYGFSAADKFLLVSTPTLIGALMRPLYTFAVAKFGGRNWTIVSALLLLAPTILAAIAMQPGTSLGTFLVIAALGGVGGGNFASSMTNINAFYPEKHKGWALGLNAGGGNLGVAAIQLIGLLVIGTVGATAPRVVLYIYIPLIVVAATCAYFFMDNLASMKGDTKAMREVVKDPHTWVMSFLYVGTFGSFIGYSFAFGLVLQNQFGRTPLQAAAVTFLGPLLGSFSRPTGGWLADRIGGGKITFVTFVGMAAATVVLILASTSNSLALFTVAFIVLFVLTGIGNGSTYKMIPAIFRAKAKVAISEGADETLEMLKARKLSGALIGLAGAIGALGGLFINLAFRQSFADTKSGVPAFVAFLVFYGLCFAVTWAVYLRKQQSEVASTRGLALAGAEV from the coding sequence ATGGAAGCTCGTGGAAAGCGCTGGATCGAGCACTGGGATCCCGAGAACGAGCAATTCTGGGAGGAGACCGGGAAGAAGATCGCCCGGCGGAACCTCTGGTTCTCCATCCTGGCCGAGCACATCGGTTTCTCCGTCTGGACACTGTGGTCGGTCATGGTGCTGTTCATGGGCCCGCAGTACGGCTTCTCCGCCGCCGACAAGTTCCTGCTGGTCTCGACCCCGACGCTGATCGGCGCGCTGATGAGGCCGCTCTACACGTTCGCTGTGGCGAAGTTCGGTGGCCGGAACTGGACGATCGTCAGCGCGCTGTTGCTGCTGGCGCCCACGATCCTGGCGGCGATCGCGATGCAGCCGGGCACTTCGCTCGGCACGTTCCTGGTGATCGCCGCGCTCGGCGGGGTCGGCGGCGGGAACTTCGCGTCGTCGATGACCAACATCAACGCGTTCTACCCGGAGAAGCACAAGGGCTGGGCGCTCGGGCTGAACGCGGGCGGCGGGAACCTCGGTGTGGCCGCGATCCAGCTGATCGGCCTGCTGGTCATCGGCACCGTCGGCGCCACCGCGCCGCGGGTGGTGCTCTACATCTACATCCCGCTGATCGTGGTCGCCGCGACCTGCGCGTACTTCTTCATGGACAACCTCGCCTCGATGAAGGGCGACACCAAGGCGATGCGCGAGGTCGTCAAGGATCCGCACACCTGGGTGATGTCGTTCCTCTACGTCGGCACGTTCGGTTCGTTCATCGGCTACAGCTTCGCTTTCGGGCTGGTGCTGCAGAACCAGTTCGGCCGCACGCCGCTGCAGGCGGCCGCGGTGACGTTCCTCGGCCCGCTGCTCGGCTCGTTCTCGCGGCCGACGGGCGGCTGGCTGGCCGACCGGATCGGCGGCGGCAAGATCACCTTCGTGACGTTCGTCGGCATGGCCGCGGCGACCGTGGTGCTGATCCTGGCCTCGACGTCGAATTCGCTGGCGCTGTTCACCGTCGCGTTCATCGTGCTGTTCGTGCTCACCGGAATCGGCAACGGCTCGACGTACAAGATGATCCCGGCGATCTTCCGCGCCAAGGCGAAGGTCGCGATCAGCGAGGGCGCGGACGAGACGCTGGAGATGCTCAAGGCGCGCAAGCTCTCCGGCGCGCTGATCGGGCTGGCCGGCGCGATCGGCGCACTCGGCGGGTTGTTCATCAACCTGGCCTTCCGCCAGTCGTTCGCGGACACGAAGAGCGGGGTGCCGGCGTTCGTCGCCTTCCTGGTCTTCTACGGCCTGTGCTTCGCCGTCACGTGGGCGGTGTATCTGCGCAAACAGCAGTCGGAGGTGGCGAGCACCCGAGGCCTGGCGCTCGCCGGAGCGGAGGTCTGA
- a CDS encoding Kelch repeat-containing protein, with product MSTQTESRTMASGWAATGDLPWARQWDGMNEGPVLLPDGRVLAAGGGNNRGAVTYADAALYDPGSGQWTVTGSLATSRRLHSLTVLPDGKVLAAGGFHGHPSTSPNILTSAEVFDPATGTWSPTGSMHTARCNHHAIALADGRVLVMGGGSERPPIDSLVIAAAEIYDPATGTWTETAPMIHARAAFPAVLLPDGKVLVASGLVETGGDLVGLTFCEIYDPVDGTWSPTTPIGTPVPLETGRPRVGAQMVALADGTVLVTGGHTGGPQNWNYAPFSLGESERYDPATGKWTDAAPMGIPRDEFRLIRLDSGKVLAIGGLEYGGYDAGYQNSEIFDPATGQWGPLIGLTIGRAKFGAVKLADGRVLIAGGAAVLANAGPDGNHVLITKTDLFTP from the coding sequence ATGAGCACACAGACGGAATCCCGGACGATGGCGAGCGGCTGGGCGGCCACCGGCGACCTGCCATGGGCGCGCCAATGGGACGGCATGAACGAAGGCCCGGTCCTGCTGCCGGACGGGCGTGTCCTCGCCGCGGGCGGCGGCAACAACCGCGGTGCGGTGACGTACGCCGACGCCGCGCTCTACGACCCGGGCAGTGGCCAATGGACGGTCACCGGATCGCTCGCGACCAGCCGCCGCCTGCATTCGCTGACCGTCCTGCCGGACGGCAAGGTGCTGGCGGCGGGCGGTTTTCACGGCCATCCGTCCACTTCGCCCAACATCCTCACCTCCGCGGAGGTCTTCGACCCGGCGACCGGGACCTGGAGCCCGACCGGCTCGATGCACACCGCCCGCTGCAACCATCACGCGATCGCGCTGGCGGACGGCCGGGTGCTCGTGATGGGCGGCGGGAGCGAACGGCCGCCGATCGATTCCCTCGTGATCGCGGCGGCGGAGATCTACGACCCGGCGACGGGAACCTGGACCGAGACCGCGCCGATGATCCACGCCAGGGCGGCGTTCCCCGCGGTGCTGCTGCCGGACGGCAAGGTGCTCGTCGCGTCGGGTCTCGTCGAAACCGGCGGCGATCTCGTCGGCCTGACCTTCTGCGAGATCTACGACCCGGTCGACGGCACCTGGAGCCCCACCACGCCGATCGGTACCCCGGTCCCGCTCGAAACCGGGCGGCCGCGTGTCGGCGCGCAGATGGTCGCGCTCGCCGACGGGACCGTGCTGGTCACCGGCGGCCACACCGGCGGGCCGCAGAACTGGAACTACGCGCCGTTCAGCCTCGGCGAATCCGAACGCTACGACCCGGCCACCGGCAAATGGACCGACGCGGCGCCGATGGGGATCCCGCGCGACGAATTCCGTCTGATCCGCTTGGACTCCGGCAAGGTGCTGGCCATCGGCGGCCTCGAATACGGCGGGTACGACGCCGGGTACCAGAACTCCGAGATCTTCGATCCCGCGACCGGGCAATGGGGGCCGCTGATCGGGCTCACCATCGGCAGGGCGAAGTTCGGCGCGGTCAAACTCGCCGACGGCCGCGTCCTCATCGCGGGCGGCGCCGCCGTACTGGCCAACGCCGGCCCGGACGGCAACCACGTCCTCATCACCAAGACCGACCTCTTCACCCCGTGA
- a CDS encoding DUF3224 domain-containing protein, with product MNTFAMKNWEESVVSGTEGAPRVAYAHATLAYSGLIEGESVLDYLLYYAGEGYDGGDTTSPGLERIEGSVDGRKGSFVIKHDTGFDTQGIRSAFTVVEGSGTGELAGITGSGTTTGALGEPTMSYTLDYSL from the coding sequence ATGAACACGTTCGCCATGAAGAACTGGGAAGAATCCGTCGTCAGCGGCACGGAGGGCGCGCCGCGAGTCGCCTACGCGCACGCCACGCTCGCCTACAGCGGGCTGATCGAGGGTGAGTCCGTCCTCGACTACCTGCTGTACTACGCGGGTGAGGGCTACGACGGCGGCGACACGACCTCTCCCGGCCTCGAACGGATCGAGGGCAGCGTGGACGGACGCAAGGGAAGCTTCGTGATCAAGCACGACACCGGGTTCGACACGCAGGGGATCAGGTCGGCGTTCACGGTGGTCGAGGGCTCCGGAACGGGTGAACTCGCCGGGATCACCGGCAGCGGCACCACGACCGGCGCCCTCGGTGAGCCGACGATGTCGTACACGCTCGATTACTCGCTCTAA